One Salmo trutta chromosome 24, fSalTru1.1, whole genome shotgun sequence genomic region harbors:
- the LOC115160785 gene encoding heterogeneous nuclear ribonucleoprotein A3: MEGHEAREPEQLRKLFIGGLSFETTEESLRIHFEQWGNLTDSVVMRDPNNKRSRGFGFVTYSCVEEVDACMAARPHKVDGRVVEPKRAVSREDSNRPGAHLTVKKIFVGGIKEDTREDHIREYFETYGRIETIDIMEERATGKKRGFCFVSFDDNDTVDKIVAQKYHTINSHNCEVRKALPKQEMEASNQRNRGGGSGNFMGRGGNSGGGNFGQGGYGGGRGGDGYNGYGGEGGNYSGGPGYRGGRGGGYGGGSPGYGNQGGGFGGGYDNYNDRGNFRGNFGGGRGGNYNDFGNYGGPQSSYGPMKGNNFGGRNSGGGPYGGGYGSGGGSGHGYGSQRY, from the exons GGTCATGAAGCTAGGGAGCCTGAACAGCTCAGGAAGCTGTTCATTGGGGGCCTAAGTTTTGAAACCACTGAGGAAAGTTTAAGGATCCATTTTGAACAATGGGGAAACCTCACAGACAGTGTG GTAATGCGGGACCCAAACAACAAGCGCTCGAGAGGGTTCGGCTTTGTAACATACTCCTGTGTGGAGGAGGTGGATGCCTGCATGGCAGCTCGCCCTCATAAGGTGGACGGACGTGTTGTTGAACCTAAAAGGGCTGTATCGAGAGAG GACTCTAATAGACCGGGTGCCCACCTGACGGTGAAGAAGATATTTGTTGGGGGGATCAAGGAGGACACACGGGAGGACCATATCAGGGAGTACTTTGAGACCTACGGGAGGATTGAGACCATTGACATTATGGAGGAACGCGCAACTGGGAAAAAGAGGGGCTTCTGCTTTGTCTCATTTGATGACAATGACACTGTGGATAAAATTGTTG CTCAGAAATACCACACAATAAACAGCCACAACTGCGAAGTCAGAAAAGCACTCCCAAAACAGGAAATGGAGGCGTCTAATCAGAGGA ATAGGGGTGGTGGCTCTGGAAACTTCATGGGCAGAGGTGGCAACTCTGGTGGTGGCAACTTTGGGCAAG GAGGCTATGGTGGCGGAAGAGGAGGGGATGGATACAATGGATACGGTGGAGAGG GTGGAAACTACAGTGGGGGACCTGGCTACAGAGGTGGACGTGGTGGCGGGTATGGGGGAGGAAGTCCTGGGTATGGAAACCAGGGAGGAGGCTTTGGAGGAGGATATGATAACTACAATGACAGAGGCAACTTTAGAG GGAACTTTGGTGGTGGAAGGGGTGGAAATTACAATGACTTTGGCAACTACGGAGGACCGCAATCTAGCTATGGTCCCATGAAGGGGAACAACTTTGGTGGCAGAAACTCTGGTGGTGGCCCCTATGGAG GTGGCTACGGCTCAGGCGGTGGAAGTGGGCATGGCTACGGCTCACAGCGATATTGA
- the LOC115160786 gene encoding nuclear factor erythroid 2-related factor 2 isoform X2: protein MDLIDILWRQDIDLGAGREVFDYCHRQKEHELQRQRVQEEEKRQQLLREQEKALLAQLQLDEETGEFVPRLAPNGQSPQSATTAAPPQVTQNVSFTVDRDALSFDECMQLLAETFPLVEATATASACLDVTVAPAPNSNHVMMACELPALTQPPLLPASQPPQRTSPDLEQAWMELLSLPELQQCLNMQMKDTLDQTGGYLPTNTTPEVQDPNYSFYPLPNLAEVASNTAEVCPPEFINGFEESFPNMAPLDHLNQMTLKAPDLNTNFSAATFCDVFYPDIVNTKVTSVTLPCGQGNGGNSLAEISHNPTFTPMELHDLSPREAFDRGNKTEIMPEFPDSDSGVSVEASPHASSPEKSMYGDGSFGGYSDSDMEEMDSNPESAESDYSEMFSLSFQPDGFQTSLSVSAQQQDKKPEHGKTEPDEETGHNDPPFTKDKKRRRSEKRLSRDEQRAKALQIPFTVDMIINLPVDDFNEMMSKHQLNEAQLALVRDIRRRGKNKVAAQNCRKRKMENIVELEYDLDSLKEEKERLQREKTKNYSSLRQMKQELNTLYLEVFSLVRDEEGKPYSPSEYSLQQTTDGTVFLVPRIKKMLFKKNDN, encoded by the exons ATGGACCTAATCGATATCCTGTGGAGGCAGGACATTGACCTGGGCGCGGGGCGAGAGGTGTTTGACTACTGCCACCGTCAGAAGGAGCATGAGTTGCAGCGGCAGCGggtgcaggaggaggagaagaggcagCAGCTGCTGAGAGAGCAGGAGAAGGCCTTGCTGGCTCAGCTACAGCTGGATGAGGAGACAGGGGAGTTCGTGCCCCGCCTTGCACCCAACGGCCAGTCACCGCAGTCTGCCACCACTGCCGCACCTCCTCAAGTCACacag AATGTCAGCTTCACAGTAGACAGGGATGCCTTGTCATTTGATGAATGTATGCAGCTGCTGGCAGAGACCTTCCCATTGGTAGAGGCAACGGCG ACCGCTTCTGCCTGTCTGGACGTCACCGTAGCTCCAGCCCCAAACAGCAACCATGTCATGATGGCATGTGAGCTGCCAGCTTTGACCCAGCCAcccctcctccctgcctcccagccCCCACAGAGGACCTCCCCAGATTTAGAGCAGGCCTGGATGGAGCTTTTGTCCCTTCCTGAGCTGCAG CAATGCCTGAATATGCAAATGAAGGACACACTGGATCAGACAGGAGGATATCTGCCCACTAACACCACCCCTGAGGTGCAGGATCCAAACTACAGCTTCTACCCATTGCCCAACCTGGCAGAGGTGGCGTCAAACACAGCAGAGGTCTGCCCACCTGAATTCATCAACGGCTTTGAGGAGAGCTTTCCCAACATGGCTCCTCTTGACCACCTCAATCAGATGACCCTAAAGGCTCCAGACCTAAATACTAACTTCAGTGCAGCAACTTTCTGTGATGTATTTTACCCAGACATTGTCAACACAAAAGTGACCAGTGTCACCCTGCCTTGTGGCCAAGGAAATGGAGGTAACTCCTTGGCAGAGATATCACACAACCCTACTTTTACACCAATGGAATTACATGACCTTTCTCCTAGAGAAGCATTTGACAGAGGCAACAAAACTGAGATAATGCCAGAATTTCCAGATTCGGATTCAGGTGTGTCTGTGGAGGCAAGTCCACATGCTAGCTCCCCTGAGAAATCGATGTATGGGGACGGCTCCTTTGGTGGCTACAGCGattcagacatggaggagatggACAGTAACCCTGAGAGTGCAGAGTCTGACTACTCCGAGATGTTCTCACTGTCTTTCCAACCTGATGGTTTCCagacttctctctctgtgtcagctCAGCAGCAGGACAAAAAGCCCGAACATGGCAAGACCGAGCCAGATGAGGAGACTGGCCACAACGATCCCCCCTTCACCAAAGACAAGAAGAGGAGACGCTCCGAGAAGCGTCTCTCCAGAGACGAGCAGCGTGCCAAGGCCCTCCAGATCCCCTTCACTGTGGACATGATCATCAACCTGCCTGTGGACGACTTCAACGAGATGATGTCCAAACACCAGCTCAACGAGGCCCAGCTGGCCCTGGTCAGAGACATCCGCCGGCGGGGCAAGAATAAGGTGGCTGCCCAGAACTGCCGCAAACGCAAGATGGAGAACATCGTGGAGCTGGAGTACGACCTGGACTCACTGAAGGAGGAAAAGGAGCgactgcagagagagaagacCAAGAATTACAGCAGCTTGCGGCAGATGAAGCAAGAGCTTAACACCCTGTACCTGGAGGTGTTCAGTCTAgtgagggatgaggaggggaagCCCTACTCCCCGTCCGAGTACTCACTCCAGCAGACCACCGATGGCACAGTCTTCCTCGTCCCCCGCATTAAAAAAATGCTTTTCAAGAAAAATGACAACTAG
- the LOC115160786 gene encoding nuclear factor erythroid 2-related factor 2 isoform X1: MMETEMHKMNPSQQDMDLIDILWRQDIDLGAGREVFDYCHRQKEHELQRQRVQEEEKRQQLLREQEKALLAQLQLDEETGEFVPRLAPNGQSPQSATTAAPPQVTQNVSFTVDRDALSFDECMQLLAETFPLVEATATASACLDVTVAPAPNSNHVMMACELPALTQPPLLPASQPPQRTSPDLEQAWMELLSLPELQQCLNMQMKDTLDQTGGYLPTNTTPEVQDPNYSFYPLPNLAEVASNTAEVCPPEFINGFEESFPNMAPLDHLNQMTLKAPDLNTNFSAATFCDVFYPDIVNTKVTSVTLPCGQGNGGNSLAEISHNPTFTPMELHDLSPREAFDRGNKTEIMPEFPDSDSGVSVEASPHASSPEKSMYGDGSFGGYSDSDMEEMDSNPESAESDYSEMFSLSFQPDGFQTSLSVSAQQQDKKPEHGKTEPDEETGHNDPPFTKDKKRRRSEKRLSRDEQRAKALQIPFTVDMIINLPVDDFNEMMSKHQLNEAQLALVRDIRRRGKNKVAAQNCRKRKMENIVELEYDLDSLKEEKERLQREKTKNYSSLRQMKQELNTLYLEVFSLVRDEEGKPYSPSEYSLQQTTDGTVFLVPRIKKMLFKKNDN; encoded by the exons ATGATGGAAACTGAGATGCATAAAATGAATCCTAGTCAACAG GACATGGACCTAATCGATATCCTGTGGAGGCAGGACATTGACCTGGGCGCGGGGCGAGAGGTGTTTGACTACTGCCACCGTCAGAAGGAGCATGAGTTGCAGCGGCAGCGggtgcaggaggaggagaagaggcagCAGCTGCTGAGAGAGCAGGAGAAGGCCTTGCTGGCTCAGCTACAGCTGGATGAGGAGACAGGGGAGTTCGTGCCCCGCCTTGCACCCAACGGCCAGTCACCGCAGTCTGCCACCACTGCCGCACCTCCTCAAGTCACacag AATGTCAGCTTCACAGTAGACAGGGATGCCTTGTCATTTGATGAATGTATGCAGCTGCTGGCAGAGACCTTCCCATTGGTAGAGGCAACGGCG ACCGCTTCTGCCTGTCTGGACGTCACCGTAGCTCCAGCCCCAAACAGCAACCATGTCATGATGGCATGTGAGCTGCCAGCTTTGACCCAGCCAcccctcctccctgcctcccagccCCCACAGAGGACCTCCCCAGATTTAGAGCAGGCCTGGATGGAGCTTTTGTCCCTTCCTGAGCTGCAG CAATGCCTGAATATGCAAATGAAGGACACACTGGATCAGACAGGAGGATATCTGCCCACTAACACCACCCCTGAGGTGCAGGATCCAAACTACAGCTTCTACCCATTGCCCAACCTGGCAGAGGTGGCGTCAAACACAGCAGAGGTCTGCCCACCTGAATTCATCAACGGCTTTGAGGAGAGCTTTCCCAACATGGCTCCTCTTGACCACCTCAATCAGATGACCCTAAAGGCTCCAGACCTAAATACTAACTTCAGTGCAGCAACTTTCTGTGATGTATTTTACCCAGACATTGTCAACACAAAAGTGACCAGTGTCACCCTGCCTTGTGGCCAAGGAAATGGAGGTAACTCCTTGGCAGAGATATCACACAACCCTACTTTTACACCAATGGAATTACATGACCTTTCTCCTAGAGAAGCATTTGACAGAGGCAACAAAACTGAGATAATGCCAGAATTTCCAGATTCGGATTCAGGTGTGTCTGTGGAGGCAAGTCCACATGCTAGCTCCCCTGAGAAATCGATGTATGGGGACGGCTCCTTTGGTGGCTACAGCGattcagacatggaggagatggACAGTAACCCTGAGAGTGCAGAGTCTGACTACTCCGAGATGTTCTCACTGTCTTTCCAACCTGATGGTTTCCagacttctctctctgtgtcagctCAGCAGCAGGACAAAAAGCCCGAACATGGCAAGACCGAGCCAGATGAGGAGACTGGCCACAACGATCCCCCCTTCACCAAAGACAAGAAGAGGAGACGCTCCGAGAAGCGTCTCTCCAGAGACGAGCAGCGTGCCAAGGCCCTCCAGATCCCCTTCACTGTGGACATGATCATCAACCTGCCTGTGGACGACTTCAACGAGATGATGTCCAAACACCAGCTCAACGAGGCCCAGCTGGCCCTGGTCAGAGACATCCGCCGGCGGGGCAAGAATAAGGTGGCTGCCCAGAACTGCCGCAAACGCAAGATGGAGAACATCGTGGAGCTGGAGTACGACCTGGACTCACTGAAGGAGGAAAAGGAGCgactgcagagagagaagacCAAGAATTACAGCAGCTTGCGGCAGATGAAGCAAGAGCTTAACACCCTGTACCTGGAGGTGTTCAGTCTAgtgagggatgaggaggggaagCCCTACTCCCCGTCCGAGTACTCACTCCAGCAGACCACCGATGGCACAGTCTTCCTCGTCCCCCGCATTAAAAAAATGCTTTTCAAGAAAAATGACAACTAG